From one Peredibacter starrii genomic stretch:
- the dapA gene encoding 4-hydroxy-tetrahydrodipicolinate synthase: MNLNNYALWTAVVTPLLENSTVDFESLTRVVNEQDSSDNGLLILGSTAEALNLNLAQRMSIIEHVVKMKPASPIMVGVGGNLLEEQKEWITYLERLNVHAYLLVTPHYAKPGPIGQYNWFKALMDHSTRPCMLYNVPGRTAVAMSTEAVSRLSNHRNFWAIKEASGSVEKFKEYLKAAGGKAVYCGDDALMPDFANAGSAGLVSVASNAWPKETHLYVEQCLKKTFDAKELWTKASNSLFVCSNPVPVKRLLAERGVIRTPVMMAPLSHEDMTSATPVLEAHAAVTRWYKEVK, encoded by the coding sequence ATGAACTTAAACAATTACGCACTTTGGACGGCCGTCGTCACTCCCCTACTGGAAAATAGCACAGTAGATTTTGAGTCACTCACTCGGGTAGTGAACGAACAGGACTCTTCAGATAACGGTCTACTGATCCTTGGATCTACGGCCGAAGCACTTAACCTGAACTTAGCTCAGAGAATGTCGATCATTGAGCACGTAGTGAAAATGAAGCCAGCTTCTCCAATTATGGTGGGTGTAGGTGGAAACCTTCTGGAAGAACAAAAAGAGTGGATCACGTATCTAGAGCGCCTGAATGTTCATGCGTATCTTTTAGTGACTCCTCATTATGCCAAGCCAGGTCCAATCGGACAATACAACTGGTTTAAAGCGCTGATGGATCACTCAACACGTCCTTGTATGCTTTATAACGTTCCAGGCAGAACGGCAGTTGCCATGTCGACTGAAGCGGTCTCTCGTCTGTCTAATCACAGAAACTTCTGGGCGATCAAAGAAGCTTCGGGCTCAGTTGAAAAATTCAAAGAATATCTTAAGGCCGCGGGCGGTAAAGCTGTTTACTGTGGTGACGATGCCCTTATGCCGGATTTTGCGAACGCGGGATCTGCAGGTCTGGTCTCTGTTGCTTCAAACGCCTGGCCTAAAGAAACACATCTGTATGTTGAACAATGTTTGAAGAAAACTTTCGATGCAAAAGAACTTTGGACAAAAGCTTCGAATAGCCTATTCGTTTGCTCAAATCCAGTTCCGGTGAAACGTCTTCTGGCAGAACGTGGAGTGATCCGCACACCAGTGATGATGGCACCACTTTCGCATGAAGATATGACGTCAGCGACTCCAGTACTGGAAGCTCACGCCGCAGTTACACGTTGGTACAAAGAGGTAAAGTAA
- a CDS encoding 4-hydroxy-tetrahydrodipicolinate reductase produces MRIALLGKGKTGSKVLEFAQDVEVFDSSNVPTYDKLIKHDVIISFLPGEAFEALIPVLLETKKPVVTGSTGFKWPVNFDKTLQEKNVSWIFATNFSLGVVVLKQLIERLHQVDGLFKEKTLSIHEVHHTKKLDAPSGTALSMKEWLQEPCEITSERTGDVVGLHTLTLETPGEILRLEHEAKDRRLFAEGAVWAANYITKNNMKPGLHAFQKVVEGHLSL; encoded by the coding sequence ATGAGAATAGCCTTACTCGGTAAAGGAAAGACTGGATCAAAGGTCCTTGAGTTTGCTCAAGACGTAGAAGTCTTTGATTCAAGCAATGTTCCGACCTACGACAAATTGATTAAGCACGACGTGATTATATCTTTCCTCCCAGGAGAGGCCTTTGAGGCGCTAATCCCCGTTTTGCTTGAAACGAAGAAACCGGTAGTGACTGGTTCTACTGGTTTTAAGTGGCCTGTGAATTTTGACAAGACTCTCCAGGAGAAAAATGTTTCGTGGATTTTTGCCACGAACTTTTCTCTTGGGGTAGTTGTCCTCAAACAATTAATCGAACGACTTCATCAGGTAGATGGGCTTTTCAAAGAGAAGACGCTTTCCATCCATGAAGTTCACCATACTAAAAAACTTGATGCTCCATCTGGAACTGCACTTTCAATGAAAGAGTGGCTACAGGAGCCTTGTGAGATTACCTCTGAGCGCACAGGCGATGTGGTGGGTCTCCATACGCTCACACTTGAGACTCCAGGAGAAATTCTACGCCTCGAACATGAGGCAAAAGACCGCCGACTGTTTGCAGAAGGGGCAGTTTGGGCCGCAAACTACATTACAAAAAACAATATGAAACCGGGCCTCCATGCTTTTCAAAAAGTAGTGGAAGGTCACTTATCCCTTTAA
- a CDS encoding DUF2834 domain-containing protein, whose amino-acid sequence MQKKLLIFVYSLIAILALVLCWQENFTYAGFGLIEGWWMFIVDTQANPAARSVTYDLFFFFTAASIFIWREGKKLGMKFVWTYILFGFVIAISVTFPLFLIHRELKKS is encoded by the coding sequence ATGCAAAAGAAATTACTGATCTTCGTCTATAGCCTTATCGCAATTCTTGCACTGGTTTTGTGCTGGCAAGAGAACTTTACTTATGCTGGCTTTGGTCTCATCGAAGGCTGGTGGATGTTTATCGTGGACACGCAGGCCAATCCGGCGGCAAGATCCGTGACCTATGACCTCTTTTTCTTCTTTACTGCGGCGTCAATTTTCATATGGAGAGAAGGAAAGAAGCTCGGAATGAAATTTGTCTGGACCTATATTTTGTTTGGATTTGTGATCGCCATTAGTGTGACGTTTCCATTATTTCTCATTCATCGAGAACTTAAAAAATCGTAA
- the lysC gene encoding lysine-sensitive aspartokinase 3, with protein sequence MSHALIVSKFGGTSMGDLTSMQRSALISAERKSTVVVVSATSGTTDKLIEIAKSASQGRMDDCEKLVFSVKERHLGLAGQAGGQEQTVAMLQSYFTELDLLVQNISLLKELTPRAYDHILSLGERMSSLIFRDVLQAALPNKKVTLLDARTVIKTDSNFGKATPQIDVIEREAMARMNLSGDQVYVTQGFIGGDSEGNTTILGRGGSDYSAALFAEGISANVLEIWTDVAGVATTDPRLCPTARIIPELSYSEAGEMAQYGAKILHPATIAPAVRKNIPVFVGSSFEKDLPGTWIRTSVDHRPAVRAITKRNAQALLTITTPSMYNAYGFMSGLFEVFGRHRVSVDCVTTSEISVAVTVDNATLENEKFIRDLETVGNINIEAGYSLISLIGNELTLKPSLAKTIFSTIDAVNIRMMSLGASSYNFNFLVKEEDSKSVIQKLHKTLIEEV encoded by the coding sequence ATGTCGCACGCACTTATCGTTTCGAAATTTGGTGGAACTTCCATGGGTGATCTAACTTCTATGCAAAGAAGTGCTCTCATCAGTGCTGAACGTAAATCAACCGTCGTTGTGGTTTCTGCAACTTCTGGCACGACCGATAAACTCATTGAAATCGCGAAGTCAGCATCTCAAGGGCGCATGGATGATTGCGAGAAATTAGTTTTCTCAGTTAAAGAAAGACATTTAGGTCTTGCAGGACAAGCTGGTGGACAAGAACAGACTGTGGCCATGCTTCAAAGCTATTTCACTGAACTTGATCTTCTTGTTCAGAATATTTCATTACTTAAAGAACTCACACCACGCGCTTACGATCACATCCTTTCATTAGGTGAGAGAATGTCGTCACTTATCTTCCGTGACGTTCTTCAAGCTGCTCTTCCTAACAAAAAAGTTACACTATTAGACGCTCGTACCGTCATTAAAACCGATTCAAACTTCGGCAAAGCTACTCCTCAGATTGACGTCATTGAAAGAGAAGCTATGGCGAGAATGAATCTTTCTGGAGATCAAGTTTATGTCACACAAGGTTTCATCGGCGGAGACTCAGAAGGCAACACGACAATTCTTGGTCGTGGCGGCTCTGATTATTCTGCAGCTCTTTTCGCTGAAGGTATTTCAGCAAATGTTCTAGAAATTTGGACAGATGTGGCGGGTGTAGCGACAACCGATCCGCGACTGTGCCCAACAGCTCGTATTATCCCTGAGCTTTCATACTCAGAAGCGGGCGAAATGGCCCAATACGGGGCAAAGATTCTTCATCCTGCAACTATCGCACCGGCCGTTCGTAAGAATATCCCGGTCTTCGTCGGATCAAGTTTTGAAAAAGACCTCCCAGGAACCTGGATCAGAACTTCCGTGGATCACCGTCCGGCCGTACGTGCGATTACGAAAAGAAATGCTCAAGCACTTTTAACGATTACAACTCCTAGCATGTATAACGCTTACGGATTCATGTCAGGACTATTTGAAGTGTTTGGTCGTCACCGTGTTTCAGTGGACTGTGTAACGACTTCTGAGATCTCAGTTGCCGTGACAGTGGACAATGCCACACTCGAAAACGAGAAGTTCATCCGTGACCTTGAGACTGTTGGAAATATCAACATTGAGGCCGGCTACTCGCTGATCTCGCTCATTGGTAACGAGCTCACACTGAAACCAAGCTTAGCAAAAACAATTTTCTCAACTATTGATGCAGTTAACATCCGTATGATGAGCTTAGGTGCTTCATCATACAACTTTAACTTCCTGGTGAAAGAAGAAGATTCAAAATCTGTTATTCAGAAACTTCATAAAACACTTATCGAGGAAGTATGA
- a CDS encoding C1 family peptidase: protein MKWLILIVLISLPCFSKDIDQSACPNFDYSDRFGPVQDQDGHGLCWAFASSALLSEDACLRDKNNCGINISPLDVSSCRKTLLAKNEGRSISMGLQCAQSNGACFEKDFSFVTQGSALCGLSNTGPRCIHEKLRDLYKEYQALQITLENCQEEANAKKLNKFVDEFKDLLKRSISRTDVTDETVKALLLDPKIKDWSSFLYSALKNERCATDRIDYSHIDQSKLYNMTIIKDMKEKVPLEKKVELVKTMLQKGRSIGYTFCANESLPGLSGLLVSGSCGSHAVVINGMRWHKGECQLNIRNSWGKNGPLHGWISAKKILKHSTGLQQIETK, encoded by the coding sequence ATGAAATGGTTAATTCTAATTGTTCTAATTTCATTACCATGCTTTTCCAAAGACATAGATCAGAGTGCTTGTCCTAACTTTGACTATTCCGATCGTTTTGGTCCAGTTCAGGATCAAGATGGACATGGTCTCTGCTGGGCATTTGCAAGTAGTGCTCTTCTCTCAGAAGACGCCTGTCTAAGGGATAAAAATAATTGTGGTATAAACATCTCCCCTCTGGATGTTTCAAGTTGCAGAAAAACTCTTTTGGCCAAAAACGAAGGCCGCTCTATAAGTATGGGACTTCAATGTGCTCAATCTAATGGAGCTTGCTTTGAAAAAGACTTTTCCTTCGTGACCCAAGGAAGTGCTCTCTGTGGTCTATCCAATACTGGACCTCGATGTATCCATGAAAAGTTAAGGGATCTTTACAAGGAGTACCAGGCACTTCAGATCACTCTGGAAAATTGTCAGGAAGAGGCCAACGCTAAAAAATTAAATAAATTTGTTGATGAGTTCAAAGACCTTCTTAAGCGCTCTATCTCAAGAACTGATGTTACTGATGAGACTGTAAAGGCCCTTCTTCTCGATCCAAAAATCAAAGACTGGAGCAGCTTTTTGTATAGCGCTCTCAAGAATGAGCGTTGTGCGACTGATAGAATTGATTACTCGCACATTGATCAAAGCAAGTTGTACAACATGACGATCATTAAAGATATGAAAGAGAAAGTCCCTTTGGAGAAAAAAGTCGAGCTTGTAAAGACCATGCTCCAAAAGGGAAGAAGCATTGGCTACACCTTTTGCGCAAATGAGTCTCTTCCAGGACTTTCCGGGCTTCTTGTTTCTGGTTCATGTGGTTCTCATGCCGTAGTGATCAATGGAATGAGATGGCACAAAGGGGAATGCCAGCTGAATATTAGAAATTCGTGGGGAAAAAACGGTCCTCTTCACGGATGGATTTCGGCAAAAAAGATTCTGAAACATTCAACCGGGTTACAACAAATTGAGACGAAATAA
- a CDS encoding tyrosine-type recombinase/integrase encodes MNLEVFSDFKLTKSGRVDRNKLYYGFIHNFSSEHTRDAYTRDLRKFLGFLQDHFRFIDETRVEHAHVVAFKDLLLKEDYSPRSVNRILATLWSFYDYLMDLDLIEKNPVGRVKRFSIPKEVKTQDLSDEEVVHLLAAINTDLPSGKLHKAILTLFFTTGMRHREVSHLQFKNLDEQNGFTVVKYFAKGHREMVTPLNPKAEAALSEYLQWAESAGYTMTQDDYIFRGTKNNVNRPLDPKTLNYIIKRYAKMIGVRGDITIHSARSTVIGMLLDKGHALERVADFVGHRDISMTKAYNKRRQKIHQSLSLDL; translated from the coding sequence ATGAATCTCGAAGTCTTTAGTGATTTTAAACTCACCAAATCCGGCCGTGTTGATCGGAACAAACTCTATTACGGCTTCATCCATAACTTCAGTTCTGAACATACGCGTGATGCTTACACGCGTGATCTTCGAAAATTTTTGGGTTTTTTGCAGGATCATTTTCGCTTTATTGATGAGACACGTGTGGAACACGCTCATGTGGTGGCATTTAAAGATCTGCTTTTAAAAGAGGATTATTCACCTCGTAGCGTGAACCGCATTTTAGCGACCCTTTGGTCTTTCTATGATTACTTGATGGATTTGGATTTAATTGAAAAAAATCCAGTAGGGAGAGTGAAGCGATTTAGCATCCCCAAAGAAGTGAAAACTCAGGATCTTTCAGATGAAGAAGTAGTTCATTTACTGGCCGCTATCAATACTGATCTACCTTCAGGAAAACTGCATAAAGCGATTCTTACGTTGTTCTTCACCACAGGTATGCGCCACCGAGAGGTCTCGCATCTGCAGTTTAAAAATCTGGATGAACAAAATGGTTTCACAGTTGTGAAGTATTTCGCCAAAGGACATCGTGAAATGGTCACACCATTAAACCCTAAGGCCGAAGCAGCACTTTCCGAATATCTTCAGTGGGCCGAATCCGCTGGATACACCATGACCCAGGATGATTACATTTTCAGAGGTACTAAGAATAATGTGAATCGCCCACTGGATCCCAAGACTCTTAATTACATTATAAAAAGATACGCCAAGATGATTGGTGTTAGGGGAGACATCACCATTCACTCGGCCCGTTCAACCGTAATTGGTATGTTATTAGATAAGGGACATGCTCTGGAAAGAGTGGCCGATTTTGTTGGCCATAGAGATATCTCAATGACGAAGGCCTATAATAAGAGAAGACAAAAAATTCATCAGTCGCTTTCTCTGGATTTATAA
- a CDS encoding PLP-dependent decarboxylase, translated as MNRTDHVREVISRFQSSFYFYDLDQFEAHIQSIKAILHPDVRVWYATKANPLSEILRILNKNGFGADVASMGELQQARNSGFGPKNLIATGPAKTKSYLARLLETDVEAIVIESINQLKDLNEIAGKLGRKQDVLLRVQLEWEGDKSILGGSAITPFGLGVSDWQDVNLANFKNVNVMGVHCFQWGNVLDLDKLRAVWEHTVEVCQKMSHGMGFEMKVIDLGGGLGLSYKDERELHFSDVHALLMEIKSKYELQKIWLELGRFSIGKFGSYFTRVVDVKTVRGENLVVTEGGINHMARPALVGESFPCEAFMNQETSLSRYQVHGPLCTALDNLGTFQLPSNLKPGDWLEFKRAGAYGFSESMPYFLCHNLVGEAILYQGELMVPRVPKTNLEWMV; from the coding sequence ATGAATCGAACTGATCACGTCAGAGAAGTCATTAGCCGTTTCCAATCGTCTTTTTACTTTTACGACCTTGATCAGTTCGAAGCTCATATCCAAAGCATTAAAGCGATTCTTCATCCGGATGTTCGCGTGTGGTATGCCACTAAAGCGAATCCCTTATCTGAAATCCTACGCATCTTAAACAAGAATGGTTTCGGTGCTGATGTGGCCAGCATGGGTGAACTTCAACAGGCGCGCAATTCTGGTTTCGGTCCGAAGAACTTAATTGCCACTGGTCCTGCGAAAACCAAAAGCTATCTCGCAAGGCTTTTGGAAACTGATGTTGAGGCCATCGTCATTGAAAGTATTAATCAATTAAAAGATCTGAATGAAATTGCTGGAAAATTGGGCCGCAAACAAGACGTTTTGTTACGGGTGCAGCTTGAATGGGAAGGCGATAAAAGTATACTCGGGGGATCTGCTATTACTCCTTTCGGTTTGGGAGTGAGTGATTGGCAGGACGTGAACCTCGCAAATTTCAAGAACGTAAATGTGATGGGTGTTCATTGTTTCCAATGGGGCAATGTTCTTGATCTGGATAAACTTCGCGCTGTCTGGGAACACACCGTGGAAGTTTGTCAGAAGATGTCTCATGGAATGGGTTTTGAAATGAAAGTCATTGATCTGGGTGGTGGCCTGGGTCTGTCTTATAAAGATGAGCGTGAGCTTCATTTTTCAGACGTTCACGCTCTCTTAATGGAAATCAAATCTAAATACGAACTACAAAAAATCTGGCTCGAGCTCGGGCGTTTTTCCATTGGAAAATTTGGTTCTTATTTCACACGTGTGGTTGATGTAAAAACTGTTCGTGGTGAAAACCTGGTGGTCACTGAAGGTGGTATTAATCACATGGCACGGCCCGCATTGGTCGGGGAATCTTTTCCTTGTGAGGCATTTATGAACCAGGAGACATCTTTGTCTCGCTACCAGGTTCATGGACCGCTTTGCACGGCCCTGGATAATTTAGGAACGTTTCAATTACCTTCAAATTTGAAACCAGGGGACTGGTTAGAATTTAAACGAGCAGGGGCCTATGGTTTCTCGGAGAGTATGCCCTACTTCCTGTGCCATAACTTAGTAGGCGAGGCCATCCTGTATCAGGGCGAGCTTATGGTTCCAAGAGTTCCCAAAACAAACCTTGAGTGGATGGTCTAG
- the asd gene encoding aspartate-semialdehyde dehydrogenase, protein MKKVGFIGWRGMVGSVLMERMKEENDFSHMESYFFSTSQTGEAAPKMPNSHDKLLSAMDSKELSKMDILVSCQGGDYTTEMFPLLRKEGWNGIWIDAASTLRMKDDSVIVLDPVNRNNIQEAINKGTKNFVGGNCTVSLLLIALHGLFKENMVEWVSSMTYQAASGAGAKNMIELLDQMKSVGTAFSANPAADALTLEKQMTSLMTSSQFPTQNFGHPLALNVLPWIDSEMPSGQSKEEWKAQVEANKILQSQTIIPIDGTCVRVGALRCHSQGLTIKLKKSAHLSTVEEIIASANDWVRLVPNNKPDTLKALTPAAVSGKMHVPIGRIRPMTIGDSYFNAFTLGDQLLWGAAEPLRCVLRQVLQS, encoded by the coding sequence ATGAAGAAAGTTGGATTTATTGGATGGCGTGGAATGGTAGGATCAGTTCTGATGGAACGCATGAAGGAAGAAAATGATTTTTCTCACATGGAATCTTACTTCTTCTCTACTTCTCAGACAGGTGAAGCGGCTCCCAAAATGCCCAATTCACACGATAAGCTTCTAAGTGCAATGGATTCTAAAGAACTCTCCAAGATGGACATTCTTGTCTCTTGTCAGGGTGGCGATTACACCACAGAAATGTTTCCGCTTCTTCGTAAAGAAGGATGGAATGGAATCTGGATCGATGCGGCCAGTACACTTCGCATGAAAGACGATAGCGTGATCGTGCTTGATCCGGTTAACCGTAACAACATTCAGGAAGCGATTAATAAAGGCACTAAGAATTTCGTAGGTGGTAACTGTACAGTGTCCCTACTCTTGATTGCTTTACACGGTCTTTTCAAAGAAAACATGGTGGAGTGGGTGAGCTCGATGACTTATCAAGCGGCCTCAGGTGCCGGTGCTAAGAACATGATCGAGCTTCTGGATCAGATGAAGTCAGTAGGAACTGCGTTCTCTGCAAATCCTGCGGCCGATGCTTTGACTCTTGAAAAACAAATGACGTCTCTTATGACGAGTTCTCAATTTCCCACTCAAAACTTCGGTCATCCGCTGGCCCTGAACGTTCTGCCATGGATCGATTCAGAAATGCCTTCTGGTCAGTCTAAAGAAGAATGGAAAGCTCAGGTTGAGGCGAATAAGATCCTTCAGTCACAAACAATCATTCCAATCGATGGAACATGTGTGCGCGTGGGAGCTCTTCGCTGTCACTCACAAGGTCTAACGATTAAATTGAAAAAATCAGCTCACCTTTCAACGGTTGAAGAGATCATTGCTTCAGCTAACGACTGGGTTCGATTAGTTCCAAACAATAAGCCAGATACTTTGAAGGCCCTTACTCCAGCAGCGGTTTCAGGCAAAATGCATGTGCCAATCGGTCGTATCCGTCCGATGACTATCGGAGACTCTTACTTCAACGCTTTCACGCTTGGTGATCAGCTTCTTTGGGGTGCCGCTGAACCACTTCGTTGTGTTTTAAGACAAGTGCTACAAAGCTAA
- a CDS encoding AAA family ATPase codes for MSKNLDKFLFQGESFLPGNKVQLRLGLMALLLNRNVLIEDVPGMGKTTLVKFFAKATGLEFRRIQFTSDLLPSDILGVSIFHKESERFIFKPGPIFGELILADELNRGTPKTQSALLQAMEEKHVTVDGVAHQLPEKFCLFATQNPRGQYGTYPLPESQLDRFLFKFSMGHLSKAEEMELLTTGPRLEKLDDLVPFIAPQELKTWEAEIRAVTVSPTLLEYLTDVLQASRKKDDMWGLSPRAGLDLLEAARAWAYFEKRNYVIPDDIQNVFPYVSGHRMFSQHSLTANMEFMRAREFISTVAFVKDK; via the coding sequence ATGTCAAAAAATCTGGATAAGTTCTTATTCCAAGGTGAAAGTTTTCTCCCTGGAAACAAGGTTCAATTGCGCCTGGGTCTAATGGCCCTTCTTCTGAATAGAAACGTCCTGATTGAAGACGTGCCTGGTATGGGTAAAACCACACTCGTAAAATTCTTCGCCAAGGCAACAGGTCTTGAATTTCGTCGTATTCAATTTACCAGTGATCTATTGCCATCAGATATCCTGGGCGTTTCGATCTTTCACAAAGAATCAGAGCGCTTCATCTTTAAACCAGGTCCTATTTTTGGTGAACTCATTCTCGCTGATGAGCTCAATCGCGGAACTCCGAAAACGCAAAGTGCATTACTGCAGGCAATGGAAGAAAAACACGTGACAGTGGATGGGGTAGCTCACCAGTTACCGGAAAAGTTCTGTTTATTTGCCACTCAAAATCCAAGAGGGCAGTACGGCACCTATCCCCTACCGGAATCCCAACTAGATCGCTTTCTTTTTAAGTTCTCCATGGGGCACTTATCGAAGGCCGAAGAAATGGAGCTTCTGACAACTGGTCCTCGTTTAGAAAAACTCGATGATCTGGTACCGTTTATAGCGCCTCAGGAACTTAAGACATGGGAAGCTGAAATTCGCGCCGTGACTGTATCACCAACTTTGCTCGAATATTTAACGGATGTCCTGCAAGCATCTCGCAAAAAAGATGATATGTGGGGCCTTAGTCCTCGTGCTGGTCTTGATCTGTTAGAAGCCGCCCGTGCCTGGGCCTATTTTGAAAAAAGAAATTACGTCATCCCGGACGATATCCAAAACGTCTTTCCTTATGTGTCCGGACATCGCATGTTTTCTCAGCATTCACTAACTGCCAATATGGAGTTTATGAGGGCCCGCGAATTCATCTCAACTGTGGCCTTCGTTAAAGACAAATGA
- a CDS encoding alpha/beta hydrolase, with protein MKNLFRMTALQTAYIGTKVLGDISPLITGKLGTFLWFTPLIKRPHKNLSDLLTQSEVQKISFKDSYITIRNFNRSGTKSRLVMVHGWGGRWDQFSELINFLIKNGHPVTCFDFPAHGESPGLSTNLHEWFEILKKTESLYNDDPIYVCHSFGSVAVTHGILEMNLRAKALVMVNSPNQFDFLIQQFSKKINLNKKAVPYLVKNVLNTVDGADKMTTIPLRRLSVKLPVMYVADENDREVPFTLHTEAKEIFGENFVTFKNFGHNRILSAKEFHQALENFYAKEITDLRL; from the coding sequence ATGAAAAATCTATTTAGAATGACGGCCTTACAGACTGCTTACATCGGAACAAAGGTGTTGGGAGATATTTCTCCTCTCATAACTGGTAAATTAGGGACCTTTTTGTGGTTCACACCCCTTATAAAGAGGCCCCATAAAAACCTTTCAGATCTTCTCACTCAAAGTGAAGTTCAAAAGATATCATTTAAAGATTCGTATATTACAATCCGAAATTTTAATAGATCGGGAACGAAATCCCGGCTGGTAATGGTCCATGGTTGGGGTGGGCGATGGGATCAATTCTCTGAACTCATAAACTTTCTCATTAAGAACGGTCATCCGGTGACCTGTTTTGATTTTCCGGCACATGGTGAATCACCGGGACTTAGTACGAATCTTCATGAATGGTTTGAAATTTTGAAGAAGACCGAAAGCCTTTATAATGATGATCCCATCTATGTTTGCCATTCATTTGGATCAGTTGCCGTGACACATGGGATTTTAGAGATGAATCTTCGAGCGAAGGCCCTGGTTATGGTGAATTCTCCCAATCAATTTGATTTTTTGATTCAGCAGTTTTCTAAGAAGATTAATCTGAATAAAAAGGCCGTTCCGTATTTAGTGAAGAATGTCCTGAATACGGTTGATGGTGCTGATAAAATGACTACCATTCCTTTGAGAAGGCTATCAGTGAAACTACCTGTCATGTATGTCGCCGATGAGAATGATCGTGAAGTGCCTTTTACCTTACACACAGAAGCAAAGGAAATCTTCGGTGAAAACTTTGTGACATTCAAAAACTTCGGGCATAATCGAATCTTGAGCGCTAAAGAATTTCACCAGGCGCTAGAGAACTTTTATGCAAAAGAAATTACTGATCTTCGTCTATAG
- a CDS encoding 2,3,4,5-tetrahydropyridine-2,6-dicarboxylate N-succinyltransferase, producing MNWQETLDLLEKGLVRSAQKVDGKWVAQKEVKEAILAAFKAGELKEFAGGFVDKHNLPAREFKVEDKVRMVPGGSSVRRGAFVASGVIIMPPAYINVGAYVDSGTMVDSHALVGSCAQIGKNVHLSAGVQIGGVLEPVGQTPVVIEDNAFIGAGAVIVEGVQVSEGAVIAPGTILSRGVPVYDCVNQRVLEIGEPIPPYAVVVTGSRPATNEWAKAQGLSMRCAMIIKYKDAKTSAALELESLLR from the coding sequence ATGAACTGGCAAGAAACACTCGATCTATTAGAAAAAGGTCTCGTTCGTTCTGCTCAAAAAGTAGATGGTAAATGGGTCGCTCAAAAAGAAGTTAAAGAGGCCATTCTCGCGGCCTTCAAAGCTGGAGAGTTAAAAGAATTCGCAGGTGGATTCGTGGATAAGCACAACCTTCCTGCACGTGAATTTAAAGTTGAAGATAAGGTTCGTATGGTTCCGGGCGGATCATCTGTCCGTAGAGGTGCTTTTGTTGCCTCAGGAGTGATCATCATGCCTCCGGCCTATATCAACGTGGGAGCTTACGTGGATTCCGGCACCATGGTCGACTCCCACGCCCTGGTCGGTTCTTGCGCTCAGATTGGGAAGAACGTTCACCTTTCAGCGGGTGTACAAATCGGTGGTGTTCTCGAGCCAGTTGGACAAACTCCAGTAGTAATCGAAGACAACGCGTTTATCGGTGCAGGGGCCGTGATTGTTGAAGGTGTGCAAGTTTCAGAGGGTGCAGTGATCGCTCCTGGAACAATTCTTTCTCGTGGTGTGCCTGTGTACGATTGCGTGAATCAACGTGTGCTTGAAATCGGTGAGCCGATCCCTCCATACGCCGTAGTTGTGACGGGATCTCGTCCAGCAACGAATGAGTGGGCAAAAGCTCAGGGTCTCTCTATGAGATGTGCCATGATCATCAAGTACAAAGACGCTAAGACGTCGGCCGCTTTAGAACTAGAATCTCTTTTAAGGTAG